One Molothrus ater isolate BHLD 08-10-18 breed brown headed cowbird chromosome 11, BPBGC_Mater_1.1, whole genome shotgun sequence genomic window, TTGGGGAGCTCCCCTATTTAGTGACAATGGTATAATCAGGCTTGGGGGTTGGTTTTAAATCCAGGTTATGGGAATTTCTGCCATGCTGGCATGTCACTTTGAACTCAATAAATGACTTAGCCTTTCACCAGCCCTTTGGGTTAGTGTTGAGCCCCTCTGAGACTCCAGATCTAATACAGGCACTTTGTACCTGATCACATTAATGCAAACCAGATGTAAAATTACCCTTCAGTGGCActtcagtccttttttttttgtttctatcaCCACTGCAAAGGGGGAGGCAAAATTCAGAGGCACTGGAGTGGGTACCCTGGGGATGGGCTGTTTTCAGCCAGGAGGATACAATCTCTCTCAAGACTTTTGTTTCCCTAACATATGCAGAATCCACGAGGATCTGGCAATAACTAATGCAGCTATTCTTTTCTGTCCCCCAAGGAAGGCTGTGGAGCCCAGTAGAAGGTGCCTGGTAACTCCCAGGGATGTTTCTCCTCTCAGTTTTACAGGTCTGGCCTGGACACACTGTGCTCACTTCTTCAACCCCCCCCCCATCTccaccagcagcaaagcacCGATTGTTGAAAGATGAATGACTTCACTTTTCCAGTTCCAGCATATGTTTGCATGTCTGAGAGCAAGAAACATGTGAATCTCACACAAACTGTTGGaattccagctctggggacTGACAAGTAAATATGAAGTCACACAGTATTTCATAGAAAACCCACAAATCTTATGTTTGCTGGGCTAAAGTTGATCCTTTGAGGCACCAGCCAAGAAAAACCTCTCATATTATTTACACCAACATTCCTCCAAAttctgaaactgcagcttgATTGAGGAATTCATGCCTTGTAAACTACAAGTTTCCCAAAAAACAGCCAGAGGCACATAATCTTTTGCTAAGCTAACCATAAGGAGCTCTGCTAGCTTAGGTGGTGAATCAAGTGTGGGATAACAGATTAcactgaataaaaatgaaaaaccacAATGACAAAATAATgttataatattaaaataaatcaaatcatACACTGCCATTATTCTGATACAGAATTTTTGCACAGCAAATTTGATACATATACAAGAGGTCAGGCAGCCTATTAAAATAAACTTCAGggttccttttttctttaatataaacTACATCTTAATACATAGTTTGAGATGATCAGGTAGTTTTACATCAATTCATGTAACAACAACTTCTCATCTTAGAACactaaaataagtaaatattttagTGCTCTGAAtactgaaatgttttgtttccatgtgccactttttaaaagtgtaaaaACTACATCTATTGTTTAAACTTTTACCCTAGAGGTGTGCCTAActtacaaataaaattatattaataaagaTATGAAATGCAATGTAAATACAGTTCTTTTGGCAATTGTCATATGCTTCACACTATGCAGTTATCCAACTCTCAGTTCAGTTCAGGTCTTCCAAAGTGTAAAGACGTGGCCAAATTTTTCCAAAACTGGCAATAACTTGGATTTTTTCATTCTGGGGTTAAACTAGAACCATAAAGCCCACAAAATTATTCAGGAATGTCAAGCCCCTGCCCTCAGAGAGAGTTTTGCTCTAGTAAATGTTGTTTGGCTACCCCAAAATGAAATCATCCACCACTGTGAGTCCCTCCTGAAAACCTTGGCCACAACAGCAGTGTCTCATCTCCAGCTGATGTTGGTGAAGCAGGAAAGTCGTGCAGGGTTTCCCCTGGCAAGTAACCCTTTTTTGGTCACAacaatgagaaaatgaaaacactgagcGGCTCTTTCGAGTGCAGAACAGTTCCTGCTAAAAAAAGACATCTTCTTTTCTGAAGTCTGGCAGACACCTGAAtctgctgggagcagtcctGAGGCAGGCCAGGCCCggcaggcaggggcaggtgTGGTGCATCCGCCGCCCGGGGaagggcacctggggacagagcaaGCACGTCAGCTGCGTTGGGGtggttattttttccttttcacaaaCAGGATGGGACTGCTGGGGTACATTCCTTGAGCATTATttgcagcatcagcctcattacaTGGCTGAGACGATAGGAAGATGGCAATacacacagccagcagcagccaaagatttctttgttacaGAGCTTAAAAACTTTTTAGCTAACAGCATATTTACTATTTCCTACAATCAGTGACAGGGAGAGCCACAGCACTGGTGGCTGCGGGGATGAAATGGAGGAATATTGGGGATATGGGGAATGCTGCCCAGTTCCCTCCCTTCACAGCCAGAGCTCCCCAcgagctgcagcacagagcagatggCAAAGGCAGCCCCACTGTACACCCAGTCCAGCCACAGTTAAGAACAGGATGTTAATAGCCATGTTGCTGTGTAAATCTACATCTGTGACACATGTTCTCCATTTACTGCCATTTCATAAAGGAGTTTGTTGTGAAACTACACTGGCCTTTAACATCACGTTTTGTGGTGCCACTGTGCAGGGCTTTCTGCGTGTCCCGAATCCTGCCTTGTcacatggcacagagcaggacctgGGAACCTTGGGATCCCGTGGTAatcaggctggaagagacctctggagTCACCTTGCCTGACCTCCCTGTGAGCAGGATCCTTTTCACCACAGGGCAGAGGTTTCTCATTTCATCCCACCCTCCTCCAGCCACattgtgctgcagggagcacatATGGAGTACATTAGACAAATTTAATTGTGCCATGACATGCACACGCACTGACAATCTTCAACAACTTGGTCACAAGCTCTGTCTCTTACAGGAGCCAAAAAGGACAGCCCTGTGGGAAGTGTCTGGGAGCtgtggtgctgccagctggcagcacacacTGAGCATTCCCTGGATGCAGCAAAGGAGGCACAGAGGTGCAAAGCCTCCGCTaccagccaggcaggcagcccTAAATTCCCTCACTTCCAGATTTCTGTGTGGTTGAAGCctaaaattataatattaaCATTCCAAGATTTTCTTGTGTCAGTGTACAAATTTTGTCTTTAAGAAAGTCCCACACAGTCCTCCATGCATGGTGGCAAGCACCAGCCTGACTCCAGTGATAccctgctggaggcaggaggtgGGCAGAGGGCTCACatcccctgcagtgccctgggccaGCACCATCtgaagagcagccccaggacaagAGATGTTGTGGGTTTCCCCATGCCAcccaccacagcccctctgctccagtgtgagcaGAGGCAACAGCCTCCCACACCTGCTGGGGATCCCCATGGGAATCATCCCTTAGGGtgcccacacccagcactgcagccaaaCCCAAAACCTGAGCTCTCAGCCTCCTGACAGCTCAGGTGATTTATTCTGAACATTCCACTTGCTGCAAGGAAATGTTCCTTTCATTCCCCATGCTGCCAAACCTCACCTGCCTGCAaaccctgcctggccctgcctcAGACCTGGCCTTGAAATTCCAGCTGGGACTGCTAATGGCATCAGTCCATCACCATCTAGTTGTTGAGAAGGAAACTAGAAGGTGGAACCCCAGCTGCCAAGCATCTCCTCCAGTTATCTCCTGGCTCCTCTGGATGTCCCTGGGGTGCCATGGCCATGGTGGTGCTGGATTTTGGCCTATCCTGCAGCAAATGAAAGGTTTTGGTGATCAGGTACCCAGCTGCTCCCTACACAAGTATTTACCGGAAAGGAACCACTGAGCAAACCCTCCTTCCTTAAAATAAACTCATTTCACGTTCTCCAGTAAATCAATTTGGTTTGTGTTTCTCAGGAAGATCAgtggagaaattaaaattaacctCATAAAGCTTATAAATATCAGTGACTTAGTGTTTGGGGTGGACAGGCATCTACTCTGATTGTAATTATGCAGACAGTCAGCTTGAAATATATCAGACAGTTTAAATTATTGCCCAATAACAATACGCTCATAAAACCCTCTAGAAGACAATTCCTCTTATCCTAATTCCTGGTAATGGAAAGAGCCCTTACAAGAAGAACCTGCTACATCACATAGTAAAAATGAACATTTGGTCTCCAATATCACAgcagaagttttaaaaatttaactGCAATAAAATAGAGCCTTAAACCTCCTAAAGCTGAGAAAATAAACTGAGAAGCCAGGCCTTGGATGAAAGTGAGAGAGGCAGCTAACTAGCTGCACATTTATGATCTGAATTTATTGCTTTATATCTTCCACTTGTGATGACTCTTGGGCTGTGCTCTTCCCTGAGGATGACTCTGAAGACCATCAGGTTCTCAAGCTCCCTGGTAACATCCCATGCAATCTCTTGTGTTTTAAATAAGCAGCTTTTTTTCATACTGCATAAGAAATACATAATTATATAGCCTTTAATAAATGCACTTGTTAAAATCATTGTATTAATAatacagtgtgtgtgtgtgtatatgtgtatatacatagatatttaaaattaataggTAGAACCAAGACAAAGAGAGCCTGTGGAGACTTTTCTCAAGCCCAAATGTGTGTCAACACTTTCTCAAAGCACCAGCTGTCCCAACACCAACTGGTGACATTTTTATGCTTGTGACAGGATCTTGTCCACTGCCACTGGGGTTGGTGGCacttgctgtgctcctgctcacacCAGGAGGgattggcagggctgggcttgggAACTGCCAGCGCTCCTTTGGATCaggcaacaaaacaaaacagcaacaacaaactAATAAGAAAACAATCTGGGAAGCGTGTAGTGCTTTCATCCTCTGATTCCCTTCAGCATAATTCTGACACTAATGCACTTCCTTACGCAGGTGCCTCCATCTCTGCTCCCATACAGATGCAGGTGGCTGGATATTGTAAGGAATGGGAAGCTTCCCTGCCTTTCCACCACGTCTAGGCTTTATGCCatgtgctgcacagctcaggACATTCCTCCAGCCCCCCAGTGAGGTACTCACTCTGTGACTCAGGGGGTGGCACTCGTCTCCCAGGTTTCCCATGGGGGTGCACATCCTGAGGCTGCGGATCCAGAGGCTGACGGCGCAGCACATTCCGGCCCCGCACTGCTGGTCTCGGTCACAGGCCTGCAGTTCAACACAGCATTAAGCAAATTACATGAATAATAAATGTAGTCCAGAAATAGGACAGATCAGgtgctcaggagctgcctctggcaCCCCTAAGTTACCATGGCTCATTAAAGTGGATAATAGGATTTAAGGCTGGTTTGCAATACTTGTGTCTCCCATGGATTGGAACGTGCAGGCTCCTGGCACATTTTGGAGTTGGGACCAGGTTGTTTAAAGCCAGGACCatacacagagctgctctgggccaaACACAGGACTGTCAGTGATTTACAGTCCAAACTTCTGAGCACTGATAGACCTTGGCATGTGCCACTCactttcccagctcccaaatcAGAGCCTGAGTGAGCTCAGGCAGGAGCAAGGACCAACCACACTAAACTTGTCACCAAAAGAGTCACCAAACCAGTCTTATGGAGAAGCTGAGATAGGAAATCATCCATCAATTTAATGACTTTTAGGTAACTATTCCTTCTAACTTCACATGATAATACTATGGTTGTGAGTGCCCTTGCAACACTGCAAGAGTTTTGTTAGAGAAGCCCAAGTGGAAGTAGCTAAAACAAAAGTTTAAATGTGGACTCTGTGGTTGTTGTCTAGAATTACACATAACTAAAAAAAGGTCTTAAGAAAAGCTTTGCATAAGTTCTCACCTCcaaaaaaatgctgctgtggtAGCATTCCACTTCACAGGAGgcaaaaaagtattttactgCTTACCCAATACAGCTTAGATAAGCAGAAACCAAAATGCAGACTGGTGGGTATGTCTTAAAACCCACAAACCATGAAGAGCAATTGACACATTAGGGTTTGAAAACATGCTACTGTACATCTTTCAGTTACTTTTTAATCAAAAGCTTATATAGATTTAATGCAAAAACCAGTCTCCTTTCTCCAGTGAGAATTGCCATCAGTTAAAGGTTCTGCTTACATCCTGAATGTAAGCTTGATTAACTTACTGCTCTGGGtgtctggcagcagcagtgagagatGGAAGGCACTGGTCAGCACTACGTAAATGGGAAACTCATAAAAACGTACGTAAATGTTGATAACAGCTCTGGGGAAGGCACATTCCCAGAGTAAACATGCTCTTGAGGGGAAAACTCACTGGTCTTACCTTGGGATTTACATGATAAATGGCTTTAGACTCTACTCACTGGGTAAATATTGCACTGACCAGCAGGAGCCAGATCAAAATACAAGTTTAAAGCTCAGTCAGTAGTTTAGGAAGAAGCTGTTGCATTAGGATCACTATTAAATAGTGTGTGCGACCCAAACAGCTCCtaaacacagagctctgtgctgcaggcaaGCCCAAACACAGAGCATTTGCTTGTAAGACTAATATGGCCATAAATCTACCACTCCAGCCTGCCAGGTAGATTATACTCACTTTCTGACctctctcttaaaaaaataaaataataataatttgaaaagtACTCTAATGATATTATTTTGCCCTTGtcacaaataaaaatgcaggTACAGCAATTctggctgcccccagcacaCTGCTGAGGTGTCCACTGCTCAGCTGGAATCACAGGCTCTGCTATTTCTTTGCTATTTCTTGCCTTGCAGctccctttttttcttagttATGTTTCTCAAAGTCCATTCATCTCTGTGGGACTGGTCCTGGGGTGAAATACCACTCAGCTGAAAAACCCACCTGGGTGTGTTCTACCAAACAAGTCCTGAATGTCCAGgctgaagaatttctttcctgaCCTCACACACACATTTACATTTGGCAGAACTTTTAAGGCTCCCTTTCCAAAAATGTATGAcaagttttgaaaatattcaaCCCAAGTGTTCCTGCCCACACCTTATCTGCAATTTGTAATTCCTGCTGCTACTCCTAAACTTCCCCAAACACCACATGAGCACCTCATTTAAACACAGTTTTCCAGAAAACCAGCCCAAGAATATGTCCCAGGTGAAATGCCAGCTGCAAAGGCAACAGGTTTCAGCACAAGAACCACCACTGAATTAAGGAAAGCTTGAAAAAAGTCCTTAaattggaaaggaaaaacacctttcaggctcaggggctggggaacACCTACGTCATCTCTCATCTGAGATTTGCCTGTTCATCAAAAGCCAAAAATGCATCACAGTGGTTTAAACAGAAATGCTCTGCAATAGTTAATAAAGTAACATTTTCTAGTTCTAatctatttttactttttgaatCTGCCTTGTCCCTGATCTATTATTCAGTGCCTCACAATTACTTTATTTAATGGGTTAATTATGCTTTCAAGGTGTAGCCACAACTCTAATAACAGATAAATTGCTCTTCTGTTGCTGGGAATGTTTCTACTTAAAAGAATCTTGAAATCctcaattattaaaaaattccttcacaTTCTCTGctctaaaataaataatcagtCCTTGGAACTGATCTGACTTCCAGGGAAATGCCCACAAGTTGTTTCATGGGCTTGAGGGGTCTGGACAGGGAGCCTGGAGAGCCACAGAGAAATCCACTGCTGTGAGTGCAACTTCTGATGGTTACAAAAGACATGTGAGCTCTCAAAGGAATGCAAATGCTGAGTTATTAATCCAAAgcaaacacttaaaaaatcatTTAACTAAAAAGTGATGCAACGCTTTGGGTTAAATAAcgtctttaggaaaaaaagtattttcacagCCAGAGTAAATCTTGAGcctaaaaacaacaacagagaCTTGTTTGCAAGGAGTGGCTATTGAGAGGGAAAACGATCACAGTCatagacaaagaaaaaaaagaaggaaaatggagtTTTCTGAGGATTCTAATCCTGCCCTGtacatggaggggctggaggaacCTGGGGTGCACAGTGAGCAGTGCAATGCCCTGAGCCAGACCCTCTCAGAGCAGgtttggggacagctggggctgcatgcagggagatgggagacagctccagccctggaaaagcagcaggattcTCTGCACACTCCCGGACCAGCCTGGAGACAGCTCCCCCCGAAGACATCCCTGCCCCCAAAGGAACAGACCCCACGTTGTGGCATCCCCTCACCTCAGAGGCCCACGGGTCTGGCATTGCCCACCGCCGAGACTGACACATCCTGGCATCACTCACCACAGAGAGTCCCTCGGGCTCTGATACCACTGAATCCAGACCATCCCTCATCCCTAGAGATGCCACGGCCGGTACCACTTATCCCAGACGGACACCAAGCCCTGTCACCTCTCATCACCTGGCACTGCTTTCCCTCCCACGTCCTCGTTATCACTTATCCCAGCTCCGGCCATCCTTCACCGCACTCGGCGCCGCTCTGTGCTGGCACGGCTGAGTGCGGACAGACCCCGAGTCTCGGcagtgcagagagcagagatgcccagggagcagccccggcaACAGAGCGctcccctctctcctggcaTCCCGCACGGCAACAGAGCGctcccctctctcctggcaTCCCGCACGGCAGCAGAGCGctcccctctctcctggcaTCCCGCACGGCAGCAGAGCGctcccctctctcctggcaTCCCGCACGGCAGCAGAGCGCTCCCCTCTCTCCGGGTATCCCGCACGGCAGCAGAGCGctcccctctctcctggcaTCCCTTACGGCAGCAGAGCGTTCCCCTTTCCCGGGTATCCCGCTCCCCTCTCCCCGGCTATCTCG contains:
- the PROK2 gene encoding prokineticin-2, which translates into the protein MRSLRGAPPALPPMLPVLLVLLLAAGHGAVITGACDRDQQCGAGMCCAVSLWIRSLRMCTPMGNLGDECHPLSHRVPFPGRRMHHTCPCLPGLACLRTAPSRFRCLPDFRKEDVFF